One stretch of Juglans microcarpa x Juglans regia isolate MS1-56 chromosome 3D, Jm3101_v1.0, whole genome shotgun sequence DNA includes these proteins:
- the LOC121256524 gene encoding ferric reduction oxidase 7, chloroplastic-like isoform X2, with protein sequence MRELDMSRNKDIYSRSQSQKSSGSYCCILLVTMAVDELYSDQQPLLSNGGHDNEYKIKETRIFLSLAKWVLKFTMWVVFVAWVALFFLVPTDFGTGLYDVWVSATSGTLFGETGSVLLLYSGPIIIIAFLAVPYLLVSGEEQQKEQLQEKRPPRYRLWTFPVLVDGPFGVVSAAELIGIVLFVMFVLWAVYAYTVENFEILPSYGDLTLEEKRLFMLQMSAYTFGLIALSCLAFLFLPIARGSILLRLVDIPFEHATRYHVWLGNLTMFLLTLHGLCYMILWAIRGIIPSEIIEWKSDGGANLAGVICYVFGLLIWVTTLPPVRKRYFELFFYTHQLYVLFVIFLALHIGDTNFSKVFGGIFLFMLDRFLRFCQSRTTVNIVSMKSLPCGTVKLVLSKPGNLRYNALSFIFLRVREISWLQWHPFSVSSSPLDGKHHLSVLIKAFGDWTSILSRKVSNITEDSQIELPLLPRGQIMASVEGPYGHESPYHLMYEKLVLVAGGSGISPFLAILSDILHRTKDKKTCVPRNVLLVWAVKRSNELSLFSSTGVESICSFFSDKLNIEVQMYVTRESEPSLI encoded by the exons atgaggGAATTGGACATGTCCAGGAACAAAGATATATATTCCCGCTCCCAGTCCCAGAAGAGCTCGGGTTCTTATTGCTGTATATTGCTGGTCACCATGGCCGTGGATGAGTTATACTCTGATCAACAACCTCTTCTTTCCAACGGAGGTCATGATAACGAGTACAAGATCAAGGAAACGCGCATCTTCTTATCATTGGCCAAATGGGTTCTCAAATTTACTATGTGGGTCGTGTTCGTTGCATGGGTTGCTCTCTTTTTTCTCGTTCCCACGGACTTCGGGACCGGCCTCTACGATGTCTGGGTCAGTGCTACCAGTGGAACTCTGTTCGGGGAGACAG GGAGCGTCTTGCTGTTATACAGTGGCCCCATAATCATTATCGCCTTTCTTGCCGTTCCATATCTTCTCGTCTCTGGGGAAGAGCAACAGAAAGAACAACTACAAGA GAAAAGGCCTCCAAGATACCGACTGTGGACTTTTCCCGTTCTGGTGGATGGACCATTTGGGGTCGTTTCCGCTGCCGAATTGATTGGCATAGTCCTCTTTGTTATGTTTGTTCTCTGGGCTGTTTATGCCTATACGGTAGAGAACTTTGAAATTTTGCCTAGCTATGGTGACTTGACCCTCGAAGAAAAGAg GTTGTTTATGTTGCAAATGTCAGCATATACTTTTGGTTTGATTGCATTATCTTGCTTGgcttttctctttctcccaATCGCGAGGGGGTCGATTCTCCTCCGCCTTGTGGATATACCTTTCGAGCATGCCACCAGATACCATGTTTGGTTGGGAAATCTCACAATGTTCCTCCTTACCCTTCATGGACTTTGCTACATGATTTTATGGGCGATACGGGGCATCATACCATCTGAA ATAATTGAGTGGAAAAGTGATGGTGGAGCGAACCTTGCTGGGGTTATCTGCTATGTATTTGGTCTATTGATATGGGTGACAACACTTCCTCCTGTGAGGAAGCGATATTTTGAGCTTTTCTTCTATACACATCAACTCTACGTACTTTTTGTCATTTTCCTGGCTTTGCATATTGGTGATACGAATTTTAGCAAAGTTTTTGGGGGTATATTTCTGTTCATGCTTGATCGCTTTCTAAGGTTCTGCCAATCACGTACGACTGTCAACATAGTTTCGATGAAAAGCCTTCCGTGTGGAACAGTGAAATTGGTGCTTTCCAAACCTGGAA ACCTACGGTACAATGCCCTCAGTTTCATCTTCCTACGAGTGCGGGAAATATCTTGGCTGCAATGGCATCCTTTCAGTGTTTCATCAAGTCCATTGGATGGTAAGCATCATCTTTCTGTGCTCATAAAGGCTTTTGGTGACTGGACATCAATACTAAGTCGGAAAGTCTCAAATATCACTGAGGATTCTCAAATAGAGCTACCTTTACTACCTCGCGGTCAGATTATGGCTTCTGTTGAGGGGCCTTATGGCCATGAATCACCATACCACTTGAT GTATGAAAAGCTTGTACTGGTTGCAGGAGGTAGTGGGATCTCTCCATTTTTAGCTATATTGAGTGATATTCTCCATCGTACTAAGGATAAAAAAACTTGTGTACCAAGAAATGTTTTACTTGTTTGGGCTGTGAAGAGGTCGAATGAGCtatctcttttttcctctactGGTGTGGAGTCAATCTGTTCATTTTTCTCTGATAAATTGAATATCGAAGTTCAAATGTATGTCACTAGAGAATCAGAGCCTTCATTG ATTTGA
- the LOC121256524 gene encoding ferric reduction oxidase 7, chloroplastic-like isoform X1, translated as MRELDMSRNKDIYSRSQSQKSSGSYCCILLVTMAVDELYSDQQPLLSNGGHDNEYKIKETRIFLSLAKWVLKFTMWVVFVAWVALFFLVPTDFGTGLYDVWVSATSGTLFGETGSVLLLYSGPIIIIAFLAVPYLLVSGEEQQKEQLQEKRPPRYRLWTFPVLVDGPFGVVSAAELIGIVLFVMFVLWAVYAYTVENFEILPSYGDLTLEEKRLFMLQMSAYTFGLIALSCLAFLFLPIARGSILLRLVDIPFEHATRYHVWLGNLTMFLLTLHGLCYMILWAIRGIIPSEIIEWKSDGGANLAGVICYVFGLLIWVTTLPPVRKRYFELFFYTHQLYVLFVIFLALHIGDTNFSKVFGGIFLFMLDRFLRFCQSRTTVNIVSMKSLPCGTVKLVLSKPGNLRYNALSFIFLRVREISWLQWHPFSVSSSPLDGKHHLSVLIKAFGDWTSILSRKVSNITEDSQIELPLLPRGQIMASVEGPYGHESPYHLMYEKLVLVAGGSGISPFLAILSDILHRTKDKKTCVPRNVLLVWAVKRSNELSLFSSTGVESICSFFSDKLNIEVQMYVTRESEPSLEEGNIYKATSSSVFSMGGGISALVGTGNKIWVGCYVIISTIGFVISLSLLDICYINPFSISYWWYKGLLFVACMVVSVLIYGGIVVGLWHLWDKRTLVREESQEDGVKTDMMRRNEVFTEKNLYQETLASSYPVRYGCRPDFKEIFGSVSARWGSVDVGVVVCGPQTLLSSVAKECRSQNLERRNYDPIFHFNSHSFYL; from the exons atgaggGAATTGGACATGTCCAGGAACAAAGATATATATTCCCGCTCCCAGTCCCAGAAGAGCTCGGGTTCTTATTGCTGTATATTGCTGGTCACCATGGCCGTGGATGAGTTATACTCTGATCAACAACCTCTTCTTTCCAACGGAGGTCATGATAACGAGTACAAGATCAAGGAAACGCGCATCTTCTTATCATTGGCCAAATGGGTTCTCAAATTTACTATGTGGGTCGTGTTCGTTGCATGGGTTGCTCTCTTTTTTCTCGTTCCCACGGACTTCGGGACCGGCCTCTACGATGTCTGGGTCAGTGCTACCAGTGGAACTCTGTTCGGGGAGACAG GGAGCGTCTTGCTGTTATACAGTGGCCCCATAATCATTATCGCCTTTCTTGCCGTTCCATATCTTCTCGTCTCTGGGGAAGAGCAACAGAAAGAACAACTACAAGA GAAAAGGCCTCCAAGATACCGACTGTGGACTTTTCCCGTTCTGGTGGATGGACCATTTGGGGTCGTTTCCGCTGCCGAATTGATTGGCATAGTCCTCTTTGTTATGTTTGTTCTCTGGGCTGTTTATGCCTATACGGTAGAGAACTTTGAAATTTTGCCTAGCTATGGTGACTTGACCCTCGAAGAAAAGAg GTTGTTTATGTTGCAAATGTCAGCATATACTTTTGGTTTGATTGCATTATCTTGCTTGgcttttctctttctcccaATCGCGAGGGGGTCGATTCTCCTCCGCCTTGTGGATATACCTTTCGAGCATGCCACCAGATACCATGTTTGGTTGGGAAATCTCACAATGTTCCTCCTTACCCTTCATGGACTTTGCTACATGATTTTATGGGCGATACGGGGCATCATACCATCTGAA ATAATTGAGTGGAAAAGTGATGGTGGAGCGAACCTTGCTGGGGTTATCTGCTATGTATTTGGTCTATTGATATGGGTGACAACACTTCCTCCTGTGAGGAAGCGATATTTTGAGCTTTTCTTCTATACACATCAACTCTACGTACTTTTTGTCATTTTCCTGGCTTTGCATATTGGTGATACGAATTTTAGCAAAGTTTTTGGGGGTATATTTCTGTTCATGCTTGATCGCTTTCTAAGGTTCTGCCAATCACGTACGACTGTCAACATAGTTTCGATGAAAAGCCTTCCGTGTGGAACAGTGAAATTGGTGCTTTCCAAACCTGGAA ACCTACGGTACAATGCCCTCAGTTTCATCTTCCTACGAGTGCGGGAAATATCTTGGCTGCAATGGCATCCTTTCAGTGTTTCATCAAGTCCATTGGATGGTAAGCATCATCTTTCTGTGCTCATAAAGGCTTTTGGTGACTGGACATCAATACTAAGTCGGAAAGTCTCAAATATCACTGAGGATTCTCAAATAGAGCTACCTTTACTACCTCGCGGTCAGATTATGGCTTCTGTTGAGGGGCCTTATGGCCATGAATCACCATACCACTTGAT GTATGAAAAGCTTGTACTGGTTGCAGGAGGTAGTGGGATCTCTCCATTTTTAGCTATATTGAGTGATATTCTCCATCGTACTAAGGATAAAAAAACTTGTGTACCAAGAAATGTTTTACTTGTTTGGGCTGTGAAGAGGTCGAATGAGCtatctcttttttcctctactGGTGTGGAGTCAATCTGTTCATTTTTCTCTGATAAATTGAATATCGAAGTTCAAATGTATGTCACTAGAGAATCAGAGCCTTCATTG GAGGAGGGTAATATCTACAAGGCTACAAGCTCTTCTGTTTTCTCTATGGGAGGGGGTATTTCAGCCTTGGTTGGCACTGGAAATAAGATATGGGTTGGATGCTATGTTATTATATCTACAATTGGCTTCGTTATCTCTTTGAGTTTGTTAGACATCTGTTACATAAATCCCTTTAGTATATCATATTGGTGGTACAAAGGCCTTCTTTTTGTAGCATGCATGGTTGTCAGTGTTCTCATCTATGGTGGCATTGTGGTTGGTTTATGGCATCTTTGGGATAAAAGGACCTTAGTCAGGGAGGAAAGTCAGGAAGATGGGGTAAAGACTGACATGATGCGGCGTAATGAAGTATTCACAGAAAAGAACTTATACCAGGAAACTCTTGCTAGTTCATATCCAGTTCGGTATGGTTGCAGACCAGACTTCAAAG AAATTTTTGGATCAGTATCAGCTCGTTGGGGCTCTGTTGATGTGGGTGTCGTTGTGTGCGGTCCCCAAACTCTTCTCTCAAGTGTAGCTAAAGAGTGTAGGTCGCAGAATTTGGAAAGAAGAAACTATGATCCGATCTTCCACTTCAACAGCCATAGTTTCTATTTGTAG